One window from the genome of Cryptomeria japonica chromosome 6, Sugi_1.0, whole genome shotgun sequence encodes:
- the LOC131876562 gene encoding uncharacterized protein LOC131876562 produces the protein MRKAAIWSLPNPGWLKLNFDGASRGNQGSSGIGYVIKDHAGAILGKMAKPIPPDTNNIEKFKALQFGLIDCIKHGLNNILVEGDSEIAINAIKRKNIPNWRLQGILDNIIASLDRIENYEAKHIYKEANSEADALSKIATQGTYLDSWDQGNMPVIQADHRT, from the coding sequence ATGAGGAAGGCCGCTATCTGGTCTCTTCCAAATCCTGGTTGgttaaaactaaattttgatggcgcTTCTAGAGGCAATCAGGGTTCttcaggcataggatatgtaatCAAAGATCACGCAGGTGCAATTCTTGGGAAAATGGCAAAGCCGATCCCCCCTGACACAAACAACATAGAAAAATTCAAAGCATTGCAATTTGGACTGATAGATTGCATAAAACATGGTTTAAATAACATTTTAGTGGAGGGTGATTCAGAGATAGCAATAAATGCGATCAAGAGGAAAAATATTCCAAATTGGAGATTGCAGGGAATCTTAGACAATATAATTGCAAGCTTGGATAGGATAGAAAACTATGAAGCAAAGCACATCTACAAAGAAGCAAACTCAGAGGCAGATGCTCTCTCAAAAATAGCTACTCAAGGAACCTACCTCGATAGTTGGGATCAAGGAAATATGCCTGTTATTCAAGCAGACCATCGCACTTGA